A stretch of DNA from Methanolinea mesophila:
TTCCGAGGAGACCGCCCTTCCGGTGTCAAATCCTACGAACTCCAGGACTTTCGAGGTCTCGAGGTTTCTCGTCCCCACGACCTGGTTCGCGGTGTCGAGGGCCGAAGACTTGACATAGCCGATAAGGCCCTGGTCCGCAACGGTATTTTCAGAATATGCTATGGAATACTGTACCTCACCGGGCGTATCGGTAAGGATATCATCAAAAACGGGCAGTTCGGGGACCAGTACGGCCCCACCGTCCGTGGAGACCAGTACGCTTCCGGCAGGACTCAGGAGTGCATCGAGGACCAGGTTCGAGATCTGCCAGGTCATGGAATCGGATTCCGTCGCGGTGCCGAGCACCGTCATGGTTGTTGCCGAAGAGAACCCCTGCGTCTCGGGGACCGCAGGAGGCGGGATGTCTGCACATGCGAGCGGGAATAGGAACAGCAGTGCGATCACTATCGTTATTTGAATACGCGGTTTCACTGGTTACCACCGTTTCACTGAGCAGTGTCAGTTGATGGTGCTGGAACCGGTGCCGGCATAAAGATTCCTCTTACGGGCCTCCGGGTCGATGGCGGTTCAGCGTTATCGGTCGTGAAAAGGGATACTACTGCACGATCTTTTCGGATCCGGGTACCGGCCGGACTTAGGGGACACGTATGAAAATCGGGAGAATTAAAAAAAAACGAGGGGGATCGGGTTAATGGTTCCCGACCTTCGCGTCAAAGTCGCCGAGCCCGGTATAGGCATAGGCGTAGTGAAGATTCACTTTCCCGGTCTTCGAATCGATGTCCGATCCCAGTCCTTCGAGGTTTGCATATGCAGTCATGTTGTAGTTGTTCAGCGTGCCGTTACGGCCGAACTCGTACAACCCGGCCCCGGTGCCGGAGATGGAATCGTCCCCGATCACAGGGATGAGGTACGGCGAGTTCACGGTACCTGCACCTGCCGCAGACGCGGAGGCGATGTACCCGATCTTGTTCTTGTTCGTGTTGCTGAACGTGACGTTCACCAGGGATTCGTCACCTATTGCATTCGAACTCTTCGCGAGGACCTGCCCGTCGGAACCGGTTACGTTACTTACCTGGAGGGCAAGTGCAGCGGTCACGTTCCCGGGCTCTCCCGCATCGACCTCACCGGCCAGTGCGAGCTGGGCGAACTCCAGAGTGCCGTTCTCTGACGATGAGAGCACGAATCCGCGGTCTCGCTGGGAATCGACCCCGAATGCGAGGGCAACGGATTCCTGGGGACCTGGTGCGGTCTTCTCGAAGGTGCCGATCTGGCCGGCAAGTGCGCCGTTGACCAGGAAGTCATCCGAGTGTTCACACCCGGTATCGACATTCACACCGCCGGCGACCCCTACCTGGGCAAGCCTCCCGGTCGAGTTCCCGGAAGAGGCCGCGACCACGAGGGCGGCGTCATGTCCGGCTGAGAATGCACCCGTAACTGATTCGATCTCTCCGCCAGCGGTCTCTCCCTCTACTGCCTGGAAGCCGAACGCACCCGAACCTTCCGCATGCGGGTCATCGCCGGAGCTTCCCAGCATGTCCGCATCGAGGTCGACGTCGGCATTTCCAGCACCCACGATCTGGAGGAAGGAGAGCGAGCCGTTCTCCACGCGTGAATCGGTGAAGACCCTGTTGTCGTTCGAGTCCGATGCCCTGCCGGACACCATCCCGTTCCCGGCGACACTGTTCCAGAACTCTCCACCCTGGCCGGCGAGGGCCGCGTCAACTCCCACGCTGGAGTCACCATGGCTCGCCGATACGGTGCCCGCAAGGGCTCCCTGGCCATAATTGAAGAAGTTCCCGTTTGTCCGGAGCCTTACCTCAGCGTCGTTCCCTTCTGCCGAGGAAGCCTCCGTCACTGATGAAATCGAACCGGTAACATCTCCCTCCAGATACTGGATGCCGAAGGCACCGGAGCCTGATGCCTGGGGACTGGAACCGGCCGCTTCAAGGAGGCCGGCGTCGAAATCCACGCCGGTGTTTCCGGCTCCGACGACCTGGACGAAGAAGAGGGAGCCGCTCTCCATTCTGGTTTCGGTGAAGGCCCAGTTCCCGTCCGAGTCCGATGCCTTGCCAGATACTATCCCTCGTTCATCGGTCCCTAAATCTCCTCCCTGGCCTGCGAGGGCACAGTCGAGTCCTACATCCGCCGGTCCGAGATCTGCCGAAGCAGAGCCCGCGAGCGCAGCCTGAATGTATTCGAAGGAACCGTCAGTGCGTACTCTTACGGCTGCACCGTTGCCCCCTGCAGATTCTGAGATCGTGCTGGACGAAACCTGCGAAGCGGCGAATCCGTCGATATCCTGCACGGCGAAGGCGCCCAAAGCGTTTCCTCCAAGCGCATCTTCCACGGGCCCGCCTGCGAGCAGGTCGACTGCCACATCAAGGGTGCCTGCACCGACGACCTGGTCAAAGAAGAGAAAACCGTCCACTACATCAGTGCGGGTCGCTGCGGTGCTGCCCTGTGCATCCACGGCGGTCCCGGATATGCGTACGTTACCTGTGCCGTCAGATCCGAGGGTCCCGGTTCCCTGGATGTCGCTTCCCGACACCCCGCTCTGGCCTGCGATTGCACCGTTCACTCCCACGGAGACGGGGTCAAATGCGACCGAAGCGCTCCCGGCCGCAGCACCCTGGATAAGGTCCAGCATGCCGGTGGTATTCACGTCCACCGAAGCACTGTCTCCCTTCAGGGAAGTCGCTGCGCTGGCCGAATGCACGAATCCTACGGGGGCCGGACTCGACAGAGCACCGAAGCCTCCCGTCGAGACCTCCTGGCCGGCGTATACGCCGGTGAGGTCGAGCATCCATATCGAACCGTCGAAGGTCCCGGCTTCCTGGCTGATCGTCGCCGCTGTTCCGGCCAGGTCGGTCGCAGTCCAGGCCTGGTCGCCCGAAGCGCCGATGACCGAACAGCCTACGAACCCTTCGCCGCCTGTGGCGTCAACGGTCCATTCCTGTGATACCATAGGGTCGTTCTCGGGCTCTACGGCGGTAGTGGAATATTCGGGTTCTTTCATCGTCCCGCCGGAAACACCTGCGAGGGACAATGCCTTCGAGCCGTCGTCCCCGACGACCAGCGTCCCCGAGTACTGCCCGTTTGAAGTCGTGCCTTCAAAATTGAAGGTCTGTGCGCCCGCCGCCCCGACCAACAGGGCGACAAGCAGGACTCCGGCAAGATACGTCAGTTTCATGCCGTTCTCCGTATTCCGGACTGGTAGGAGAGCACCTTCGAGAATGCGGTGATCTCCCCGGATACCGTGGTCATCTCGCTGTACTGGACGTCCTCACCCTTGTCGGTCAGGTATGCATCCACGGCACCGAAGGGCTCGAAGTTAAAGGTCCCCAGGTACGTGGAGGATCCTTCCTGAAGGTGGGCGTCGATGAACGCTGAAGCGGACCCCGATGCCGGTACATCCCCGAACCCGGTCACCGCGATCACATAGTCCGCGGCAACAGGAACATCGGCCGATGCCGCTACATTGCGCTCAGATGCGCCCGTAGCGAGCGACATTATGGTCATGTCCACAGTGCTGCCCATCTCCACGATATTGCAGAATTCGGGAGTGATGCCGGTCGACGCGGCGGCAAACGGACAGATGAACAGGTCGTCGGTGATCCCGATCGATCCCGCCCCGTCAACCACCATGTCTTCCGAGGAGACCGCCCTTCCGGTATCTAACCCTACGAATTCCAGGACTTTCGAGGTCTCGAGGTTTCTCGTCCCCACTACCTGGTTCGCGGTGTCAAGGTCCGACGACTTGGCATAGGACACGAGGCCCTGGTCCGCAAGGGTATTTTCCGAGTATGCAACGGTATACTGCACCTCTCCCGGCGTATCGCCGAGGATATCGTCAAAGACAGGAAGGTCCGGGACCAGCACGGCCCCGCCGTCAGTGGATATCAGTGCGCCCCCGGCGGCACTCAAAGTTCCGTCAAGGTTCAGGTTCGAGATCTGCCATGTCATGGAATCAATTTCCGTGGCCGTCCCGAGGACCTGCATGGTAGTCATTGAAGAAAATCCCTGGGTTTCCGGAACAGCCGCGGGCGGGACATCCGCACAGACCGCCGGACACAGGATGAGCAGCGCAATGGCTGCCGCTAAAAGAAAAAATGGCTTATAGGTCAATATGTATCCTCCCTACCCTGACATCTGGTCAGGAGTAATTAGCTTACTTCAGTAGTGGATAAAGGTTCTGATTTCGATTAGGGACAAGATACGCAGGGATTTCCACTGCAACGCACAAGTTCCCATCTCCAGTGGAAATCTTGGGAAAATATTTTATAGTAGAAGTCATTCTCCTCACCTGGTGGATCGAATGCTCGAGATCATGAGATGTAATCTCTGTGGGAAACTCGCCATGATCATCCGCGACGGGGGGAGACGTACCATCTGCTGCGACCAGCTCATGGAGAAGCTCGCCGAACAGGGCCCCGGGGTGCCGGGCGAAGACCATGTCCCGGTGATCGAGAAGAAGGGAACGGGCATCCGGGTCAGGGTGCCTGGTATAGAATCGCCAATGGAGGCGGACCACTTCGTCGAGTGGATCGAGGTGACCGAAGGAAAGAAACTCCAGGTGATGGGACTGTCCCCCGGCGACACCCCGGAGGCGGAATTTTTCGGGGTCGGCCCCGGGTCGAAAGTTAGGGTCTACTGCGAAGATCACGGCCTCTGGTCGAACCGGCCGTCAAAACCGAAGGGGTGAACAGGTCGCGGTCACCCGGGAAAAGTCCAAAAGATCCCGTTATTTCATGTCCTTTTTCTCTCACGGGTACATGCTGATTCCGGCGTTGATTCGTCATCGGGATGATCCCGCGGGGGATATCCCTCGCACTGCAGAGTGCCTCGTCCTGTCGATACTCCCGGGAGACTGGTCTGAACCGACCATAGTCATGGTGTTCACAGGCCGGTGGGTGGGTAGGGACCAGGTATCGGAATGATGCAGGGACCGGTCCGCCAGGACCCGGAATGATTCATCAGCATTGAGAAAGAGATCCACATGGGAAAAAATGAAGAAGATCTCGCTTGTGTGTATCGCCGCGCTCGCGTGCGTTCTTATTTCCGGCTGCCTCGACGAGGGCGGGGACCGGGTTATCGGCACCTGGGAATGGTCGGACGGGAAAAACTATACCGAACGGTACACGTTCAACGAGGACCATACCTTCTCTGCCGAGGCGCTGGGTTCGACCTTTACCGGTACCTGGGAAGAGGAGTCGCCGGGCCATTACCTGGTGACCTATTGTAACGACGTCGATCCCGGATGTGCCGAACCTCTCATCGAGACCGTGCTCTATGACGAGACAACGGACGCGATCTATTTCCCGGCGCACTACCGGACCGGCTGAAGGGTGAGGCCCGGGGGCTACGAGGGGACTCCCGGGAAGCGAGGCGGCGGTCTTCCGGGAAACACTCCCTTCAGGCGGAAGCATATACTGATGATGGATAGGATTTCCGCAATCAGAACCCGCCACCGGGTAGCGTCCAACGTGACATTTGAAATAATGAGATGACTTTTTTATTGAATTCAGGAGCGTATCATGCAGTTCCTGCTCGCCCATTCCGGTCCAGGGATCCTCTCCGGAGAACCCCGGTACTATCGGAATTATCGCGGTTACGCTGATCGTGAGAACGAATTACACGAGCTGATCAGTTGAC
This window harbors:
- a CDS encoding desulfoferrodoxin family protein translates to MLEIMRCNLCGKLAMIIRDGGRRTICCDQLMEKLAEQGPGVPGEDHVPVIEKKGTGIRVRVPGIESPMEADHFVEWIEVTEGKKLQVMGLSPGDTPEAEFFGVGPGSKVRVYCEDHGLWSNRPSKPKG